One genomic region from Thermoleptolyngbya sichuanensis A183 encodes:
- a CDS encoding ABC transporter substrate-binding protein: MSQDPHSRSPLRVSRRSFLGWSAAGFGSAILASCTQSTTTPAASPAASPAGASPAASPAAGGLPLTAAEAGGLEAIIERAKAEGELSVIALPDDWANYKEMKSSFLQKYPFIKLNDLNPDASSADEIEAIKANRGNSGPQNPDVIDVAFKFGEEAKQEGLLQPYKVATWDTIPAALKDPEGFWFGDYYGVMSFEVNTDVVKTLPEDWSDLLKPEYRGKVALAGDPRKSGQAINAVWAAALGNGGSLEDPGPGLEYFKKMNAAGNFLPVIAKPATIAKGETPIALRWDYNALANRDATGGNPEIAVILPKTGLLAGVYVQAINAFAPRPYAARLWMEHLYSDEGQLIWLKGYSRPVRFDDLNKRDVIPADLKAKLPDAAIYEKAAFPTAAQITPANDKITKNWDSVVGADVK, encoded by the coding sequence CGTTTCCCGCCGCTCGTTTCTGGGCTGGAGCGCCGCCGGGTTTGGTAGCGCGATTCTGGCATCCTGCACCCAATCGACCACTACTCCGGCGGCTTCTCCGGCTGCCAGCCCTGCGGGTGCTTCTCCAGCAGCCAGCCCTGCGGCAGGTGGACTACCGTTGACTGCGGCCGAAGCGGGTGGGCTAGAGGCCATCATTGAGCGGGCCAAGGCCGAGGGTGAGCTTTCCGTAATCGCCCTACCCGACGACTGGGCAAACTACAAGGAAATGAAGTCTAGCTTTTTGCAGAAGTATCCCTTCATCAAGCTAAATGACCTGAACCCAGATGCAAGCTCTGCTGATGAAATTGAAGCCATCAAGGCTAACCGAGGCAACAGCGGTCCCCAGAACCCTGATGTGATTGACGTGGCCTTCAAGTTTGGCGAAGAGGCAAAGCAAGAAGGACTCCTCCAGCCCTATAAAGTGGCAACCTGGGATACGATCCCAGCGGCACTGAAAGATCCCGAAGGCTTCTGGTTTGGGGATTATTACGGCGTGATGTCCTTCGAGGTGAATACCGACGTAGTGAAGACGCTGCCAGAAGACTGGAGCGACCTGCTGAAGCCGGAATATCGGGGGAAGGTGGCGCTGGCGGGCGATCCGCGCAAGTCGGGTCAAGCCATCAACGCTGTATGGGCGGCCGCACTGGGCAACGGGGGGTCTCTGGAAGATCCAGGCCCGGGTCTGGAGTATTTCAAAAAGATGAATGCCGCGGGCAACTTCCTGCCTGTAATCGCCAAGCCTGCAACGATTGCCAAGGGTGAAACCCCGATCGCCCTGCGGTGGGACTATAACGCACTGGCCAACCGCGACGCGACGGGCGGCAACCCTGAAATTGCGGTGATTCTGCCGAAAACAGGACTGCTGGCGGGTGTTTATGTGCAGGCGATTAATGCCTTTGCGCCCCGCCCCTACGCGGCTCGCCTGTGGATGGAGCATCTCTATTCCGACGAAGGGCAGTTAATTTGGCTAAAGGGCTATTCTCGTCCAGTACGCTTCGACGACCTGAACAAGCGCGACGTGATTCCGGCAGACCTGAAGGCGAAGCTGCCCGATGCTGCGATTTACGAAAAGGCTGCATTCCCGACGGCAGCGCAAATCACTCCCGCCAACGACAAAATCACCAAGAACTGGGATAGCGTGGTCGGCGCGGATGTGAAGTAG
- a CDS encoding ABC transporter ATP-binding protein: MHLSLNQLSKSYGGTTLAVRGVDLQVQSGEFVSLLGPSGCGKTTILRMIAGFEKPTSGTILLNGQDITRIPANRRDMGMVFQSYSLFPHMTAAQNVAFGLGLRKMNRGEQQRRVEEMLELVGLGSMGDRFPHQLSGGQQQRVALARALAISPQVLLLDEPLSALDAKVRVQLRNEIRRIQQQLGITTLFVTHDQEEALCVSDRVVVMSQGKIEQLGTPEEIYLTPSTAFTASFIGAMNQIPGFWVDGKVRIDTHPNTSLPDEFLQTQPTNLPDGSRVVVLVRPESIAAQPPEQTAPPNTNLLSGLITGRTFLGSAVRLSVLVGEFYLNVDVPTGQAEAFAAGQLVQLSFPPDQCRVLTIEEAPKPIQRSAILNVEDPVRD, from the coding sequence ATGCACCTCTCCCTCAACCAACTCTCCAAGTCCTACGGCGGCACCACTCTGGCAGTTCGCGGGGTCGATTTGCAGGTTCAGTCGGGCGAGTTTGTATCGCTGCTGGGGCCGTCGGGCTGCGGCAAGACGACGATTTTGCGGATGATTGCGGGGTTTGAGAAACCAACCAGCGGCACAATCCTGCTAAACGGGCAGGATATCACGCGGATTCCGGCAAATCGGCGAGACATGGGCATGGTGTTTCAGTCCTACAGCCTGTTTCCCCACATGACGGCGGCGCAGAATGTTGCCTTTGGGCTGGGCCTGCGGAAAATGAACCGGGGAGAGCAGCAGCGGCGCGTGGAGGAAATGCTGGAACTGGTGGGGCTGGGCAGTATGGGCGATCGCTTTCCCCATCAGCTTTCGGGCGGACAGCAGCAGCGGGTGGCCCTGGCGCGGGCGCTGGCCATCTCGCCGCAGGTGTTGCTGCTCGACGAACCCCTGTCGGCGCTGGATGCCAAGGTGCGCGTGCAGCTCCGCAACGAAATTCGCCGGATTCAGCAGCAGTTGGGCATCACCACGCTGTTTGTCACCCATGACCAAGAAGAGGCGCTGTGTGTGAGCGATCGCGTCGTGGTCATGTCCCAAGGGAAAATTGAGCAACTGGGCACACCAGAGGAGATTTACCTTACCCCTAGCACTGCGTTTACCGCCTCCTTCATTGGCGCAATGAACCAGATCCCTGGCTTTTGGGTAGACGGCAAAGTCCGCATCGACACCCACCCCAACACCAGCCTGCCCGACGAGTTTTTGCAGACGCAGCCGACAAACCTGCCCGATGGCAGCCGAGTGGTGGTGCTGGTGCGTCCAGAGAGCATCGCCGCCCAGCCGCCAGAGCAAACCGCCCCGCCCAATACCAATCTGCTGAGCGGGTTGATTACAGGTCGAACCTTCCTTGGCTCAGCGGTGCGACTGTCGGTGCTGGTGGGCGAGTTTTATTTGAATGTGGATGTGCCGACAGGTCAGGCAGAAGCGTTTGCCGCTGGGCAACTGGTGCAGTTGAGCTTCCCGCCAGATCAGTGCCGCGTGCTGACGATCGAAGAAGCGCCTAAGCCTATTCAGCGTTCGGCGATTTTGAATGTTGAAGATCCGGTGCGCGATTAA
- a CDS encoding ABC transporter permease has translation MMDSTKRGNFWAWLWMAIGTLYFAIPLIATIDFSLRAQRDTLSLAAYSNIFNDPKFFESFTFSALTALAAIALSWLLIVPTAYWVQLRLPRMRPVMELITLLPFVVPAVVLVFGLIRTYSTTLLNTRTGGWILLTVAYVVLSFPYMYRAVDTGMRAINVQTLTEAAQSLGASWPAVILRVIFPNLRVALLNGAFITFAIVMGEFTIAALLAQPAFGPYMNLLASSKVYEPSALAVVSFALTWGAIGIVQLLGRGSSGQLGGPR, from the coding sequence ATGATGGATTCGACCAAGCGGGGCAATTTTTGGGCGTGGCTATGGATGGCGATTGGCACGCTGTATTTTGCTATCCCGCTGATCGCCACCATTGACTTTTCGCTGCGGGCCCAGCGAGACACCCTCAGCCTCGCCGCCTACAGCAACATCTTTAATGATCCCAAGTTTTTTGAAAGCTTTACCTTTTCAGCGCTGACGGCGCTGGCGGCGATCGCCCTCAGTTGGCTGCTGATCGTTCCCACGGCCTACTGGGTGCAGCTTCGACTCCCCCGGATGCGCCCGGTCATGGAGCTAATCACGCTGCTGCCTTTTGTCGTTCCCGCCGTGGTGCTGGTCTTTGGTCTGATCCGCACCTACAGCACCACGCTGCTCAACACGCGCACGGGCGGCTGGATCTTGCTCACCGTCGCCTACGTCGTCCTCTCTTTTCCCTATATGTATCGCGCCGTAGACACCGGGATGCGAGCCATCAATGTCCAGACCCTCACCGAAGCCGCCCAAAGCCTCGGCGCAAGCTGGCCTGCGGTCATCCTGCGCGTCATCTTCCCTAACCTGCGCGTCGCCCTGCTGAACGGAGCCTTCATCACCTTTGCCATCGTGATGGGCGAGTTCACCATCGCCGCTCTGCTGGCCCAGCCCGCCTTCGGCCCCTACATGAACCTGCTCGCCAGCAGCAAAGTCTACGAACCCTCTGCCCTTGCCGTCGTTAGCTTTGCCCTAACTTGGGGCGCGATCGGCATCGTGCAACTGCTGGGCCGCGGCAGCAGCGGCCAATTAGGCGGGCCGCGATAG
- a CDS encoding ABC transporter permease, whose product MTLVQPLESIQSAAKGDRRWDWLGLVPFFAFAFAFLILPALSIAVRSFQDNTGQFTLQNILDLRQPSIMSAYAVSIRLSIVTALIGGLLGALMAYAVTAGGLPEKVRSPLVTFSGVASNFAGVPLAFAFIATLGRLGLMTGWLKNLGLDLYAQGFNLYTFWGLMLTYLYFQIPLTVLILVPAFDGLRREWREAAENLGASSWDYWRQVALPILMPSLLGTMILLFGNAFGAHATAYALTGGQINLVTILIDAQIRGDALQNPGLGNALALGMVFIMAVSIALYSWLQRRTSRWVR is encoded by the coding sequence ATGACGCTTGTTCAACCGCTGGAATCAATTCAATCGGCTGCGAAGGGCGATCGCCGCTGGGACTGGCTCGGTCTAGTGCCCTTCTTCGCGTTCGCCTTTGCCTTTTTGATCTTGCCGGCGCTGTCGATCGCCGTTCGCAGCTTTCAGGACAATACAGGACAGTTTACGCTGCAAAACATTCTGGACTTGCGCCAGCCAAGCATTATGTCCGCTTATGCCGTGAGCATTCGCCTCAGCATTGTGACGGCGCTAATTGGCGGTCTGCTGGGGGCGCTGATGGCCTACGCGGTGACGGCGGGTGGCTTGCCCGAAAAAGTGCGATCGCCCCTGGTCACCTTCTCCGGTGTAGCATCCAACTTTGCAGGGGTTCCCCTGGCCTTTGCCTTCATCGCAACGCTGGGGCGGCTGGGCCTGATGACTGGCTGGCTGAAAAATCTTGGGCTAGATCTCTACGCCCAGGGCTTCAATCTGTACACGTTTTGGGGATTGATGCTCACCTATCTGTATTTCCAGATTCCGCTAACGGTGCTGATCCTGGTGCCAGCCTTCGACGGGCTGCGGCGGGAATGGCGGGAGGCAGCGGAAAACCTGGGCGCGAGTTCCTGGGACTATTGGCGGCAGGTGGCGCTGCCAATTCTCATGCCGTCGCTGCTGGGCACAATGATTCTGCTATTTGGCAATGCCTTTGGGGCCCACGCCACGGCTTACGCGCTGACGGGTGGACAGATCAATCTGGTCACCATCCTAATCGACGCGCAGATTCGGGGCGACGCGCTGCAAAATCCGGGTCTGGGCAATGCTCTGGCGCTGGGCATGGTGTTTATTATGGCTGTGTCGATCGCCCTCTATTCCTGGCTACAGCGGCGCACGTCGAGGTGGGTGCGATGA